The following coding sequences lie in one Brachionichthys hirsutus isolate HB-005 chromosome 15, CSIRO-AGI_Bhir_v1, whole genome shotgun sequence genomic window:
- the LOC137905011 gene encoding zinc finger and BTB domain-containing protein 14-like, which translates to MSDLLRYIDYDHKATFLKMLNQQRMEGEHCDVVVVVENIEFRAHRCVLAACSNYFKKLFKKQSDEDNSIVELDFIRSDIFEEVLNYMYTARLAVRKKDINMMMSSGQILGINFLDNLCTQKRELTNMKTRENQAPGDHGMRAQDAILKELAMEEVRKNSFYDQGMDGMGPGGSHVSQPHGYNSNMSKDPHAHSWGSSSSSDMKLEYLLYGHRDHGSCQSAGTKPLDHNAKKERLLTANRPYGCEHCPKAFTTAAHLKEHLKIHSGFKPHRCVVCGKAFIRGPDLKRHERVHSNERPFACQMCEKAFKHKSHLKDHERQHRGERPFNCGSCDKAFIKASDLKRHWNTMHSGNPRRQMSSQSPAASQHGQGDAADQRDWKMETGAHSQNSGDC; encoded by the coding sequence ATGTCCGACCTGCTGAGATACATCGACTACGACCACAAAGCCACCTTCCTGAAGATGCTCAACCAGCAGCGGATGGAGGGCGAGCACTGCgacgtggtggtggtggtggagaacATCGAGTTCCGGGCTCACCGCTGCGTCCTGGCGGCGTGCAGCAACTACTTCAAGAAGCTCTTCAAGAAGCAGAGCGACGAGGACAACTCCATCGTCGAGTTGGACTTCATCCGCTCGGACATCTTCGAAGAGGTGCTCAATTACATGTACACGGCCAGGCTCGCCGTGAGGAAGAAGGACATCAACATGATGATGTCGTCCGGCCAGATCCTGGGCATCAACTTCCTGGACAACCTGTGCACGCAGAAACGCGAGCTGACCAACATGAAGACCCGGGAGAACCAGGCGCCGGGGGATCACGGGATGCGGGCTCAGGACGCCATCCTGAAGGAGCTGgccatggaggaggtgaggaagaacAGCTTCTACGACCAGGGGATGGACGGCATGGGGCCCGGGGGCTCCCACGTGTCGCAGCCGCACGGCTACAACAGCAACATGAGCAAAGATCCCCACGCCCACAGctggggctcctcctcctccagcgacaTGAAGCTGGAGTACCTGCTGTACGGCCACCGTGACCACGGGTCCTGCCAGAGCGCCGGCACGAAGCCCCTGGACCACAACGCCAAGAAGGAGCGGCTGCTGACCGCCAACCGGCCCTACGGCTGCGAGCACTGCCCGAAGGCGTTCACCACCGCCGCCCACCTCAAGGAGCACCTCAAGATCCACTCTGGCTTCAAGCCCCACCGCTGCGTCGTGTGCGGGAAGGCCTTCATCAGGGGGCCCGACCTGAAGAGGCACGAGAGGGTCCACAGCAACGAGCGGCCGTTTGCCTGTCAGATGTGCGAAAAGGCCTTCAAGCACAAGTCCCACCTGAAGGACCACGAGCGGCAGCACCGGGGCGAGCGGCCCTTCAACTGCGGCTCCTGCGACAAGGCGTTCATCAAAGCGTCGGACCTGAAGCGCCACTGGAACACCATGCACAGCGGCAACCCCCGCAGACAGATGTCCTCCCAGTCCCCCGCCGCGTCCCAGCACGGCCAGGGGGACGCCGCCGACCAGAGGGACTGGAAAATGGAGACGGGGGCTCATTCGCAGAACTCGGGGGACTGTTGA
- the epb41l3b gene encoding band 4.1-like protein 3b isoform X2, producing the protein MTTESGADAEAKQPQENAEAEKKKANENEPALPQTQPEQLPAAAGHSTPARKEQEQEDEDKISSKSSTSRLSRSPSKGVKKVKIMQCKVTLLDGSDYTLNVEKRARGQELFDKMCDHLNLLERDYFGITYRDVDNQKNWLGPCKELKKQIRTGPWNFAFNVKFYPPDPSQLTEDITRYYLCLQLRDDVVSGRLPCSFATHTVLGSYTVQSELGDYDPEELGSDYISELRFAPNQTKELEEKVMELHKTYKGMTPAEAEIHFLENAKKLSMYGVDLHHAKDSEGVEIMLGVCASGLLIYRDRLRINRFAWPKILKISYKRNNFYIKIRPGEVRGPGLTHGGPPAAVKFEQFESTIGFKLPNHRAAKRLWKVCVEHHTFFRLVSPEAPPKKFLSLGSKFRYSGRTQAQTRRASSQIIRPAPLFERSASKRCHMSRSLDGAPIMENHETLMKDSAADGAAKANAKGDVITSVTPEKRAEEEKAEQDNTKMDDAETPEPAVSTPLRHESKSDADEDSEMLTQYSFIRRVKGENVFIKHSNLMLEDTSPPAEMVKHQANISEMKRSFLKTDSGIPGLTEWEKRLSSSPGHSPRADEAPMIEPLELQDTEDQQPAVGETKELEEKTTEAAGFLVKCVVDSTGADSATSLGPHGISLSSTKDDDVFTDGTPREVDEKTPDSQEEVSERSIGKVTPGAVRQEVSQAISDKKGMLIILKEAEGKVESKPAIAADEAEESVISGEAEAEARSPSKESVAAKEDTSVVTEATATAVKSPEMEIKTNGVAQIKHADSPKRAMASWISGEVKTEVSEIITMSTEEEEEEEEEMKPSDALQPKAEIFPSEEEQAKFSQAGLTVSQASPASLAVSSLGLVSSYEKTAKPEEKAVVATEIKSTPAELTGPTSFDADEAPAKETPVIHTETKTTTYESAEVDTNGDLDPGVLLSAQTITSETSSTTTTTHITKMVKGGVSETRIEKRIVITGDADIDHDEALAQAIKEAKEQHPDMSVTKVVVHKETEITPEDGED; encoded by the exons gagcAGGAGGACGAAGACAAGATATCCAGCAAGTCATCTACCAGTCGTCTGTCCAGGTCCCCTTCGAAAGGAGTGAAGAAGGTGAAGATCATGCAGTGTAAAGTCACCCTGCTGGACGGCTCCGACTACACACTCAATGTGGAG AAACGAGCCAGGGGCCAAGAGCTCTTTGATAAAATGTGTGACCACCTTAACCTACTGGAAAGGGACTACTTTGGCATCACTTACCGAGACGTAGACAATCAGAAG aattgGCTTGGACCTTGTAAGGAACTGAAGAAGCAGATTAGGA CTGGTCCCTGGAACTTTGCTTTCAACGTAAAGTTTTATCCTCCAGACCCTTCCCAACTGACTGAGGACATCACAAG GTACTACCTGTGTCTGCAGCTGAGAGATGACGTAGTGTCCGGTCGTCTGCCCTGCTCCTTCGCCACCCACACCGTTCTGGGTTCCTACACTGTGCAGTCTGAACTGGGAGACTACGACCCCGAGGAGCTGGGCAGCGACTACATCAGCGAGCTGCGCTTCGCACCCAACCAGACCAAAGAGCTTGAGGAGAAGGTCATGGAGCTCCACAAGACGTACAA GGGAATGACGCCAGCTGAAGCAGAGATTCACTTCCTGGAAAACGCCAAGAAGCTGTCCATGTATGGCGTGGACCTCCACCACGCCAAG GACTCCGAGGGGGTGGAGATCATGTTGGGCGTTTGTGCAAGTGGCTTGCTCATCTACAGAGACAGGTTGCGGATCAACAGGTTTGCTTGGCCCAAAATCCTCAAGATCTCCTACAAGAGGAACAACTTTTACATCAAAATCCGGCCTGGCGAGGTGAGAGGTCCAGGACTGACCCACGGGGGCCCCCCAGCAGCTGTAAAG TTTGAGCAGTTTGAAAGCACAATTGGCTTCAAGCTTCCAAATCACCGCGCTGCCAAAAGGCTGTGGAAGGTGTGCGTGGAGCATCACACCTTCTTCAG GCTCGTGTCCCCTGAGGCGCCTCCGAAGAAGTTCCTGAGCCTCGGCTCCAAGTTCCGCTACAGTGGTCGAACGCAGGCCCAGACCCGCCGGGCCAGCTCCCAGATCATTCGACCGGCGCCGCTGTTCGAACGCTCTGCCAGCAAACGCTGCCACATGTCTCGCAGCTTGGACGGAG CGCCCATTATGGAGAACCACGAGACCCTCATGAAGGACAGCGCAGCCGACGGCGCTGCCAAAGCCAATGCTAAGGGAGACGTCATCACCAGCGTAACGCCGGAGAAGAGAGCCGAGGAAGAGAAGGCGGAGCAGGACAACACAAAGATGGACGACGCAGAGACGCCGGAGCCTGCTGTCTCCACGCCGCTTAGACACGAGTCCAAG TCGGATGCAGACGAGGACTCTGAGATGCTGACTCAG TATAGTTTCATAAGACGAGTAAAAGGGGAAAACGTTTTTATCAAGCATAGTAATCTGATGCTAGAG GACACTTCCCCTCCAGCGGAGATGGTCAAGCACCAGGCCAACATCAGCGAAATGAAGCGCTCTTTCTTGAAGACAGACAGCGGCATTCCGGGCCTGACGGAATGGGAGAAGAGGCTCTCCTCGTCCCCGGGACACTCCCCGAGAGCAGATGAAGCACCGATGATAGAgccgctggagctgcaggat ACTGAAGACCAGCAGCCTGCAGTGGGAGAGACAAAAGAGCTTGAAGAGAAAACCACTGAG GCGGCAGGGTTTCTGGTGAAATGCGTGGTGGATAGCACTGGAGCAGATTCGGCCACCTCCTTGGGGCCACATGGGATTAGTCTATCGAGCACCAAGGACGACGACGTCTTCACGGATGGGACCCCCAGGGAGGTTGACGAGAAAACGCCCGACTCTCAGGAGGAAGTGTCAGAGAGGTCGATCGGGAAGGTCACCCCCGGAGccgtcagacaggaagtgtcccAGGCTATCAGTGACAAAAAAGGAATGCTCATCATCTTGAAGGAGGCAGAGGGTAAAGTAGAAAGCAAGCCGGCGATTGCTGCGGATGAAGCGGAGGAATCTGTAATCAGTGGGGAGGCTGAAGCTGAGGCAAGATCACCCTCGAAAGAAAGTGTAGCTGCTAAAGAAGACACTTCTGTTGTTACAGAAGCCACGGCCACAGCAGTGAAGAGTCCAGAGATGGAGATAAAGACGAATGGCGTGGCTCAAATTAAACACGCTGACTCGCCTAAAAGGGCCATGGCATCGTGGATTTCTGGGGAGGTGAAAACCGAGGTTTCCGAGATCATCACAATGtcaacagaggaagaggaagaggaggaggaggagatgaagccaTCTGACGCTCTGCAGCCTAAAGCAGAAATCTTCCCCTCtgaagaggagcaggcaaagTTCAGCCAGGCTGGCCTCACAGTTTCACAAGCTTCACCTGCATCCTTAGCGGTG TCTTCGCTGGGATTGGTTTCCTCCTATGAAAAG ACAGCAAAACCAGAGGAGAAAGCAGTGGTTGCCACGGAAATCAAGTCAACACCAGCCGAGTTGACAGGACCAACG AGTTTTGATGCTGACGAGGCGCCTGCCAAAGAGACGCCGGTGATCCACACGGAGACAAAAACTACCACCTACGAATCTGCAGAG GTTGACACTAACGGGGACTTGGATCCTGGAGTGTTGCTGAGTGCTCAGACCATCACCTCTGAAACCAGcagcaccacaacaacaacacacattacAAAG ATGGTGAAAGGAGGAGTATCAGAGACAAGAATCGAGAAGAGGATCGTCATCACGGGAGACGCAGACATCGATCATGATGAG GCTCTTGCTCAGGCCATAAAGGAGGCTAAAGAGCAGCATCCAGACATGTCAGTGACCAAAGTAGTGGTACATAAAGAGACAGAGATCACGCCAGAGGACGGGGAGGACTGA
- the epb41l3b gene encoding band 4.1-like protein 3b isoform X3: protein MTTESGADAEAKQPQENAEAEKKKANENEPALPQTQPEQLPAAAGHSTPARKEQEQEDEDKISSKSSTSRLSRSPSKGVKKVKIMQCKVTLLDGSDYTLNVEKRARGQELFDKMCDHLNLLERDYFGITYRDVDNQKNWLGPCKELKKQIRTGPWNFAFNVKFYPPDPSQLTEDITRYYLCLQLRDDVVSGRLPCSFATHTVLGSYTVQSELGDYDPEELGSDYISELRFAPNQTKELEEKVMELHKTYKGMTPAEAEIHFLENAKKLSMYGVDLHHAKDSEGVEIMLGVCASGLLIYRDRLRINRFAWPKILKISYKRNNFYIKIRPGEVRGPGLTHGGPPAAVKFEQFESTIGFKLPNHRAAKRLWKVCVEHHTFFRLVSPEAPPKKFLSLGSKFRYSGRTQAQTRRASSQIIRPAPLFERSASKRCHMSRSLDGAPIMENHETLMKDSAADGAAKANAKGDVITSVTPEKRAEEEKAEQDNTKMDDAETPEPAVSTPLRHESKYSFIRRVKGENVFIKHSNLMLEDTSPPAEMVKHQANISEMKRSFLKTDSGIPGLTEWEKRLSSSPGHSPRADEAPMIEPLELQDTEDQQPAVGETKELEEKTTEAAGFLVKCVVDSTGADSATSLGPHGISLSSTKDDDVFTDGTPREVDEKTPDSQEEVSERSIGKVTPGAVRQEVSQAISDKKGMLIILKEAEGKVESKPAIAADEAEESVISGEAEAEARSPSKESVAAKEDTSVVTEATATAVKSPEMEIKTNGVAQIKHADSPKRAMASWISGEVKTEVSEIITMSTEEEEEEEEEMKPSDALQPKAEIFPSEEEQAKFSQAGLTVSQASPASLAVSSLGLVSSYEKTAKPEEKAVVATEIKSTPAELTGPTSFDADEAPAKETPVIHTETKTTTYESAEVDTNGDLDPGVLLSAQTITSETSSTTTTTHITKMVKGGVSETRIEKRIVITGDADIDHDEALAQAIKEAKEQHPDMSVTKVVVHKETEITPEDGED, encoded by the exons gagcAGGAGGACGAAGACAAGATATCCAGCAAGTCATCTACCAGTCGTCTGTCCAGGTCCCCTTCGAAAGGAGTGAAGAAGGTGAAGATCATGCAGTGTAAAGTCACCCTGCTGGACGGCTCCGACTACACACTCAATGTGGAG AAACGAGCCAGGGGCCAAGAGCTCTTTGATAAAATGTGTGACCACCTTAACCTACTGGAAAGGGACTACTTTGGCATCACTTACCGAGACGTAGACAATCAGAAG aattgGCTTGGACCTTGTAAGGAACTGAAGAAGCAGATTAGGA CTGGTCCCTGGAACTTTGCTTTCAACGTAAAGTTTTATCCTCCAGACCCTTCCCAACTGACTGAGGACATCACAAG GTACTACCTGTGTCTGCAGCTGAGAGATGACGTAGTGTCCGGTCGTCTGCCCTGCTCCTTCGCCACCCACACCGTTCTGGGTTCCTACACTGTGCAGTCTGAACTGGGAGACTACGACCCCGAGGAGCTGGGCAGCGACTACATCAGCGAGCTGCGCTTCGCACCCAACCAGACCAAAGAGCTTGAGGAGAAGGTCATGGAGCTCCACAAGACGTACAA GGGAATGACGCCAGCTGAAGCAGAGATTCACTTCCTGGAAAACGCCAAGAAGCTGTCCATGTATGGCGTGGACCTCCACCACGCCAAG GACTCCGAGGGGGTGGAGATCATGTTGGGCGTTTGTGCAAGTGGCTTGCTCATCTACAGAGACAGGTTGCGGATCAACAGGTTTGCTTGGCCCAAAATCCTCAAGATCTCCTACAAGAGGAACAACTTTTACATCAAAATCCGGCCTGGCGAGGTGAGAGGTCCAGGACTGACCCACGGGGGCCCCCCAGCAGCTGTAAAG TTTGAGCAGTTTGAAAGCACAATTGGCTTCAAGCTTCCAAATCACCGCGCTGCCAAAAGGCTGTGGAAGGTGTGCGTGGAGCATCACACCTTCTTCAG GCTCGTGTCCCCTGAGGCGCCTCCGAAGAAGTTCCTGAGCCTCGGCTCCAAGTTCCGCTACAGTGGTCGAACGCAGGCCCAGACCCGCCGGGCCAGCTCCCAGATCATTCGACCGGCGCCGCTGTTCGAACGCTCTGCCAGCAAACGCTGCCACATGTCTCGCAGCTTGGACGGAG CGCCCATTATGGAGAACCACGAGACCCTCATGAAGGACAGCGCAGCCGACGGCGCTGCCAAAGCCAATGCTAAGGGAGACGTCATCACCAGCGTAACGCCGGAGAAGAGAGCCGAGGAAGAGAAGGCGGAGCAGGACAACACAAAGATGGACGACGCAGAGACGCCGGAGCCTGCTGTCTCCACGCCGCTTAGACACGAGTCCAAG TATAGTTTCATAAGACGAGTAAAAGGGGAAAACGTTTTTATCAAGCATAGTAATCTGATGCTAGAG GACACTTCCCCTCCAGCGGAGATGGTCAAGCACCAGGCCAACATCAGCGAAATGAAGCGCTCTTTCTTGAAGACAGACAGCGGCATTCCGGGCCTGACGGAATGGGAGAAGAGGCTCTCCTCGTCCCCGGGACACTCCCCGAGAGCAGATGAAGCACCGATGATAGAgccgctggagctgcaggat ACTGAAGACCAGCAGCCTGCAGTGGGAGAGACAAAAGAGCTTGAAGAGAAAACCACTGAG GCGGCAGGGTTTCTGGTGAAATGCGTGGTGGATAGCACTGGAGCAGATTCGGCCACCTCCTTGGGGCCACATGGGATTAGTCTATCGAGCACCAAGGACGACGACGTCTTCACGGATGGGACCCCCAGGGAGGTTGACGAGAAAACGCCCGACTCTCAGGAGGAAGTGTCAGAGAGGTCGATCGGGAAGGTCACCCCCGGAGccgtcagacaggaagtgtcccAGGCTATCAGTGACAAAAAAGGAATGCTCATCATCTTGAAGGAGGCAGAGGGTAAAGTAGAAAGCAAGCCGGCGATTGCTGCGGATGAAGCGGAGGAATCTGTAATCAGTGGGGAGGCTGAAGCTGAGGCAAGATCACCCTCGAAAGAAAGTGTAGCTGCTAAAGAAGACACTTCTGTTGTTACAGAAGCCACGGCCACAGCAGTGAAGAGTCCAGAGATGGAGATAAAGACGAATGGCGTGGCTCAAATTAAACACGCTGACTCGCCTAAAAGGGCCATGGCATCGTGGATTTCTGGGGAGGTGAAAACCGAGGTTTCCGAGATCATCACAATGtcaacagaggaagaggaagaggaggaggaggagatgaagccaTCTGACGCTCTGCAGCCTAAAGCAGAAATCTTCCCCTCtgaagaggagcaggcaaagTTCAGCCAGGCTGGCCTCACAGTTTCACAAGCTTCACCTGCATCCTTAGCGGTG TCTTCGCTGGGATTGGTTTCCTCCTATGAAAAG ACAGCAAAACCAGAGGAGAAAGCAGTGGTTGCCACGGAAATCAAGTCAACACCAGCCGAGTTGACAGGACCAACG AGTTTTGATGCTGACGAGGCGCCTGCCAAAGAGACGCCGGTGATCCACACGGAGACAAAAACTACCACCTACGAATCTGCAGAG GTTGACACTAACGGGGACTTGGATCCTGGAGTGTTGCTGAGTGCTCAGACCATCACCTCTGAAACCAGcagcaccacaacaacaacacacattacAAAG ATGGTGAAAGGAGGAGTATCAGAGACAAGAATCGAGAAGAGGATCGTCATCACGGGAGACGCAGACATCGATCATGATGAG GCTCTTGCTCAGGCCATAAAGGAGGCTAAAGAGCAGCATCCAGACATGTCAGTGACCAAAGTAGTGGTACATAAAGAGACAGAGATCACGCCAGAGGACGGGGAGGACTGA
- the epb41l3b gene encoding band 4.1-like protein 3b isoform X1 → MTTESGADAEAKQPQENAEAEKKKANENEPALPQTQPEQLPAAAGHSTPARKEQEQEDEDKISSKSSTSRLSRSPSKGVKKVKIMQCKVTLLDGSDYTLNVEKRARGQELFDKMCDHLNLLERDYFGITYRDVDNQKNWLGPCKELKKQIRTGPWNFAFNVKFYPPDPSQLTEDITRYYLCLQLRDDVVSGRLPCSFATHTVLGSYTVQSELGDYDPEELGSDYISELRFAPNQTKELEEKVMELHKTYKGMTPAEAEIHFLENAKKLSMYGVDLHHAKLVGSLYECLAPAEGEDSEGVEIMLGVCASGLLIYRDRLRINRFAWPKILKISYKRNNFYIKIRPGEFEQFESTIGFKLPNHRAAKRLWKVCVEHHTFFRLVSPEAPPKKFLSLGSKFRYSGRTQAQTRRASSQIIRPAPLFERSASKRCHMSRSLDGAPIMENHETLMKDSAADGAAKANAKGDVITSVTPEKRAEEEKAEQDNTKMDDAETPEPAVSTPLRHESKSSPSVYPADLCSELSLPSSPVSLNKLRCRRKENAQKRASSVSPTKSSAGRRRRQARAERKAALLDEQALLLLARKQRLEKSESRSGTLFSFSLHLPDLSSFLDDDGYITFPDLSEMRFLPECAQNFLPIKSPSLIPCFLFIFFFLLSTSFSVPYALTLSFPLALCLCYLEPKAASLTASIAQGYHDSSEEEEQTDSEQTDFAFDGDVTATESDADEDSEMLTQYSFIRRVKGENVFIKHSNLMLEDTSPPAEMVKHQANISEMKRSFLKTDSGIPGLTEWEKRLSSSPGHSPRADEAPMIEPLELQDTEDQQPAVGETKELEEKTTEAAGFLVKCVVDSTGADSATSLGPHGISLSSTKDDDVFTDGTPREVDEKTPDSQEEVSERSIGKVTPGAVRQEVSQAISDKKGMLIILKEAEGKVESKPAIAADEAEESVISGEAEAEARSPSKESVAAKEDTSVVTEATATAVKSPEMEIKTNGVAQIKHADSPKRAMASWISGEVKTEVSEIITMSTEEEEEEEEEMKPSDALQPKAEIFPSEEEQAKFSQAGLTVSQASPASLAVSSLGLVSSYEKTAKPEEKAVVATEIKSTPAELTGPTSFDADEAPAKETPVIHTETKTTTYESAEVDTNGDLDPGVLLSAQTITSETSSTTTTTHITKMVKGGVSETRIEKRIVITGDADIDHDEALAQAIKEAKEQHPDMSVTKVVVHKETEITPEDGED, encoded by the exons gagcAGGAGGACGAAGACAAGATATCCAGCAAGTCATCTACCAGTCGTCTGTCCAGGTCCCCTTCGAAAGGAGTGAAGAAGGTGAAGATCATGCAGTGTAAAGTCACCCTGCTGGACGGCTCCGACTACACACTCAATGTGGAG AAACGAGCCAGGGGCCAAGAGCTCTTTGATAAAATGTGTGACCACCTTAACCTACTGGAAAGGGACTACTTTGGCATCACTTACCGAGACGTAGACAATCAGAAG aattgGCTTGGACCTTGTAAGGAACTGAAGAAGCAGATTAGGA CTGGTCCCTGGAACTTTGCTTTCAACGTAAAGTTTTATCCTCCAGACCCTTCCCAACTGACTGAGGACATCACAAG GTACTACCTGTGTCTGCAGCTGAGAGATGACGTAGTGTCCGGTCGTCTGCCCTGCTCCTTCGCCACCCACACCGTTCTGGGTTCCTACACTGTGCAGTCTGAACTGGGAGACTACGACCCCGAGGAGCTGGGCAGCGACTACATCAGCGAGCTGCGCTTCGCACCCAACCAGACCAAAGAGCTTGAGGAGAAGGTCATGGAGCTCCACAAGACGTACAA GGGAATGACGCCAGCTGAAGCAGAGATTCACTTCCTGGAAAACGCCAAGAAGCTGTCCATGTATGGCGTGGACCTCCACCACGCCAAG TTGGTAGGGAGTCTCTATGAATGCTTGGCTCCAGCTGAGGGAGAG GACTCCGAGGGGGTGGAGATCATGTTGGGCGTTTGTGCAAGTGGCTTGCTCATCTACAGAGACAGGTTGCGGATCAACAGGTTTGCTTGGCCCAAAATCCTCAAGATCTCCTACAAGAGGAACAACTTTTACATCAAAATCCGGCCTGGCGAG TTTGAGCAGTTTGAAAGCACAATTGGCTTCAAGCTTCCAAATCACCGCGCTGCCAAAAGGCTGTGGAAGGTGTGCGTGGAGCATCACACCTTCTTCAG GCTCGTGTCCCCTGAGGCGCCTCCGAAGAAGTTCCTGAGCCTCGGCTCCAAGTTCCGCTACAGTGGTCGAACGCAGGCCCAGACCCGCCGGGCCAGCTCCCAGATCATTCGACCGGCGCCGCTGTTCGAACGCTCTGCCAGCAAACGCTGCCACATGTCTCGCAGCTTGGACGGAG CGCCCATTATGGAGAACCACGAGACCCTCATGAAGGACAGCGCAGCCGACGGCGCTGCCAAAGCCAATGCTAAGGGAGACGTCATCACCAGCGTAACGCCGGAGAAGAGAGCCGAGGAAGAGAAGGCGGAGCAGGACAACACAAAGATGGACGACGCAGAGACGCCGGAGCCTGCTGTCTCCACGCCGCTTAGACACGAGTCCAAG TCCTCCCCTTCTGTGTACCCGGCAGACCTCTGCTCTGAGCTCTCTCTCCCCTCGTCTCCTGTGTCATTGAATAAATTACGGTGCAGGCGCAAGGAGAACGCGCAGAAGCGGGCCTCGTCGGTCAGTCCGACCAAGAGCAGCGCCGGACGCCGCCGTCGGCAGGCCCGCGCCGAGCGCAAAGCTGCCCTGCTGGACGAGCAGGCGCTCCTGCTCTTGGCTCGCAAGCAGAGGCTGGAAAAGAGCGAGAGCCGCAGCGGCAcgctcttctccttctccctgcaTCTGCCCGACCTGTCCTCCTTCCTGGACGATGACGGCTACATCACCTTCCCCGATCTGTCAGAGATGCGCTTCCTCCCTGAGTGCGCGCAGAACTTCCTGCCCATTAAGTCACCGTCACTCATCCcctgcttcctcttcatcttcttcttcctcctctccacttCCTTCTCAGTCCCCTATGCCCTCACCCTTTCCTTTCCCCTGGCGCTGTGCCTCTGCTACCTGGAGCCTAAAGCGGCGTCCCTGACCGCCTCCATAGCCCAGGGCTACCATGACagttcagaggaagaggag CAAACTGACAGCGAACAAACGGACTTTGCCTTTGATGGAGACGTGACGGCCACAGAG TCGGATGCAGACGAGGACTCTGAGATGCTGACTCAG TATAGTTTCATAAGACGAGTAAAAGGGGAAAACGTTTTTATCAAGCATAGTAATCTGATGCTAGAG GACACTTCCCCTCCAGCGGAGATGGTCAAGCACCAGGCCAACATCAGCGAAATGAAGCGCTCTTTCTTGAAGACAGACAGCGGCATTCCGGGCCTGACGGAATGGGAGAAGAGGCTCTCCTCGTCCCCGGGACACTCCCCGAGAGCAGATGAAGCACCGATGATAGAgccgctggagctgcaggat ACTGAAGACCAGCAGCCTGCAGTGGGAGAGACAAAAGAGCTTGAAGAGAAAACCACTGAG GCGGCAGGGTTTCTGGTGAAATGCGTGGTGGATAGCACTGGAGCAGATTCGGCCACCTCCTTGGGGCCACATGGGATTAGTCTATCGAGCACCAAGGACGACGACGTCTTCACGGATGGGACCCCCAGGGAGGTTGACGAGAAAACGCCCGACTCTCAGGAGGAAGTGTCAGAGAGGTCGATCGGGAAGGTCACCCCCGGAGccgtcagacaggaagtgtcccAGGCTATCAGTGACAAAAAAGGAATGCTCATCATCTTGAAGGAGGCAGAGGGTAAAGTAGAAAGCAAGCCGGCGATTGCTGCGGATGAAGCGGAGGAATCTGTAATCAGTGGGGAGGCTGAAGCTGAGGCAAGATCACCCTCGAAAGAAAGTGTAGCTGCTAAAGAAGACACTTCTGTTGTTACAGAAGCCACGGCCACAGCAGTGAAGAGTCCAGAGATGGAGATAAAGACGAATGGCGTGGCTCAAATTAAACACGCTGACTCGCCTAAAAGGGCCATGGCATCGTGGATTTCTGGGGAGGTGAAAACCGAGGTTTCCGAGATCATCACAATGtcaacagaggaagaggaagaggaggaggaggagatgaagccaTCTGACGCTCTGCAGCCTAAAGCAGAAATCTTCCCCTCtgaagaggagcaggcaaagTTCAGCCAGGCTGGCCTCACAGTTTCACAAGCTTCACCTGCATCCTTAGCGGTG TCTTCGCTGGGATTGGTTTCCTCCTATGAAAAG ACAGCAAAACCAGAGGAGAAAGCAGTGGTTGCCACGGAAATCAAGTCAACACCAGCCGAGTTGACAGGACCAACG AGTTTTGATGCTGACGAGGCGCCTGCCAAAGAGACGCCGGTGATCCACACGGAGACAAAAACTACCACCTACGAATCTGCAGAG GTTGACACTAACGGGGACTTGGATCCTGGAGTGTTGCTGAGTGCTCAGACCATCACCTCTGAAACCAGcagcaccacaacaacaacacacattacAAAG ATGGTGAAAGGAGGAGTATCAGAGACAAGAATCGAGAAGAGGATCGTCATCACGGGAGACGCAGACATCGATCATGATGAG GCTCTTGCTCAGGCCATAAAGGAGGCTAAAGAGCAGCATCCAGACATGTCAGTGACCAAAGTAGTGGTACATAAAGAGACAGAGATCACGCCAGAGGACGGGGAGGACTGA